A section of the Humulus lupulus chromosome 2, drHumLupu1.1, whole genome shotgun sequence genome encodes:
- the LOC133818785 gene encoding serine/threonine-protein kinase-like protein ACR4, which yields MGIFLRGFLIWVLNTSAWRAGILVVFVLVLSDLLCLVSGLGSMSSIAVSYGEKGPVFCGLKTDGSHLVTCYGSNSAITNGTPVRLPFLGLTAGDGFVCGLLMNTNRPYCWGSSGYIQMGVPQPMIKGVEYMEIGAGDYHLCGLRKPITGKRRNTSFVDCWGYNMTKNYEFDGQIRSISAGSEFSCGLFAQNRTVFCWGDETSSRVSSLIPKEMRFQKIAAGGYHVCGILEGVNSRAFCWGRSLDIEEEISVAYSDQGNVDLAPNDPMLSVVGGKFHACGIRSYDRGVICWGFIVKPSTSVPNGIKVYEITAGNYFTCGILADRSLLPVCWGSGFPTSLPLAVSPGLCKSTPCAPNFYELHHKNASCKDPNSRICLPCSSGCPAEMYEKTECGLNFDRHCEYNCSICNSAECVSNCSLYSNVLAERKNERFWSLQLPVIIAEIAFTVFLVIVVSLTAVLYVRYKLRDCQCSTKDSKSKKSNRNGTSFQKDNGRIRHDLDDLKIRRAQMFTYDELQRATGGFKEDSLVGKGSFSYVFRGCLKDGTVVAVKRAIMSPNMQKSWKEFHTELDLLSRLNHAHLLNLLGYCEEGEERLLVYEYMAHGSLHQHLHGKNIALKEQLDWVRRVTIAVQAARGIEYLHGYACPPVIHRDIKSSNILIDEEHNARVADFGLSLLGPADSCSPLPELPAGTLGYLDPEYYRLHYLTTKSDVYSFGVLLLEILSGKKAIHMQYEEGNVVERAVNIVEWAVPLIKSGDVTAILDPVLKLPTDVEALKRIANVACKCVRMRGKERPSMDKVTTSLERALALLMGSPCNEQPILPTEVVLGSSRLHKKPSQRSSNRSASETDVIEGEEQRFEFRAPSWITFPSVASSQRRKSSVSEADLEGKNLEAKNLGNDGLRSLEEEIGPASPQENLFLQHNF from the coding sequence ATGGGGATCTTTTTAAGAGGTTTCCTTATCTGGGTTCTTAATACAAGCGCATGGAGAGCTGGGATTTTGGTGGTATTCGTACTAGTTTTATCAGATTTGCTTTGCTTAGTTTCAGGGTTAGGGTCAATGTCTTCGATTGCAGTTTCTTATGGTGAAAAGGGTCCTGTCTTTTGTGGATTAAAAACAGATGGGTCTCATCTTGTAACTTGTTACGGGTCAAACTCAGCTATAACAAATGGAACTCCAGTTCGTTTACCATTTCTTGGTCTAACAGCTGGTGATGGCTTTGTCTGTGGCCTTCTTATGAACACTAATCGGCCATACTGTTGGGGTAGTAGTGGCTATATCCAAATGGGTGTTCCACAACCTATGATTAAGGGAGTTGAGTACATGGAAATCGGTGCTGGGGATTACCATTTGTGTGGATTAAGAAAACCCATCACTGGAAAGCGCAGAAACACTTCCTTTGTTGACTGTTGGGGCTATAACATGACCAAAAACTACGAGTTTGATGGTCAGATTAGGTCAATCTCTGCTGGTTCAGAGTTCAGTTGTGGATTATTTGCTCAGAATAGGACTGTTTTTTGTTGGGGTGACGAAACTAGCAGCCGGGTTAGCAGCTTGATCCCTAAAGAGATGAGGTTTCAGAAGATTGCAGCTGGTGGTTACCACGTTTGTGGGATATTGGAGGGTGTGAACTCTAGAGCCTTTTGTTGGGGAAGGAGCTTGGATATTGAGGAAGAGATCTCAGTAGCTTATTCTGATCAAGGCAATGTAGATTTGGCACCAAACGACCCAATGCTTTCTGTCGTTGGAGGAAAGTTTCATGCTTGTGGGATTAGGAGCTATGACCGTGGAGTTATTTGTTGGGGCTTCATTGTTAAACCAAGTACTTCAGTTCCTAATGGCATAAAGGTGTATGAGATTACTGCTGGGAATTACTTTACTTGTGGGATTCTTGCTGACAGATCTCTGCTGCCTGTTTGCTGGGGGTCTGGTTTTCCTACTTCTCTCCCTTTGGCTGTCTCTCCTGGACTCTGCAAGTCCACACCGTGTGCTCCAAATTTCTATGAACTCCACCATAAGAATGCCTCTTGCAAAGATCCAAATTCTAGGATTTGTTTGCCTTGCAGCAGTGGTTGTCCTGCTGAAATGTATGAAAAGACTGAATGTGGATTGAATTTTGATAGGCATTGTGAGTATAACTGTTCTATTTGTAACTCTGCCGAATGTGTTTCGAATTGTTCTTTGTATTCTAATGTTCTAGCAGAGAGGAAGAACGAAAGGTTTTGGTCACTGCAATTGCCCGTCATCATTGCAGAGATTGCGTTTACTGTGTTCTTGGTGATTGTTGTGTCCTTAACTGCAGTGTTGTATGTCCGTTACAAGTTGAGGGATTGCCAGTGCTCAACAAAAGATTCCAAGTCAAAGAAGAGTAACCGGAATGGTACTTCTTTCCAGAAAGACAATGGTAGGATTCGTCACGACTTGGATGATCTGAAGATCAGGAGGGCTCAGATGTTCACTTATGATGAACTACAAAGGGCCACAGGCGGTTTTAAAGAAGATTCTCTAGTGGGGAAAGGAAGTTTTTCATATGTTTTCAGAGGATGTTTGAAAGATGGGACGGTTGTTGCTGTGAAACGAGCTATTATGTCTCCAAATATGCAGAAGAGTTGGAAAGAATTCCATACAGAACTAGACTTGCTCTCCAGATTAAATCACGCCCATTTGCTTAATCTGCTGGGCTATTGTGAGGAAGGAGAAGAAAGGCTTCTTGTTTATGAGTACATGGCTCATGGATCATTGCACCAACACCTCCATGGTAAGAACATAGCTCTAAAGGAACAACTTGATTGGGTTAGAAGAGTAACCATAGCAGTCCAGGCAGCCAGGGGGATTGAATACTTGCACGGCTATGCTTGTCCCCCTGTGATCCATCGAGATATCAAGTCTTCAAACATTCTGATTGATGAAGAACATAATGCCCGAGTGGCAGATTTCGGTCTGTCACTACTGGGGCCTGCGGATAGTTGCTCACCATTGCCTGAGTTACCAGCTGGAACACTTGGTTATCTTGATCCTGAGTACTACAGGCTTCATTACCTTACAACCAAATCCGATGTTTACAGCTTTGGTGTGTTGTTGTTGGAGATTCTTAGCGGCAAGAAAGCTATTCATATGCAGTATGAAGAAGGAAATGTAGTAGAGAGGGCAGTGAACATAGTTGAATGGGCAGTGCCTCTGATAAAATCAGGAGATGTAACTGCGATTTTGGATCCTGTTTTAAAGCTTCCAACTGACGTTGAAGCTTTGAAAAGAATTGCAAATGTAGCTTGTAAATGTGTGAGAATGAGAGGTAAGGAAAGGCCATCCATGGACAAAGTGACAACATCATTGGAACGAGCTCTAGCACTGTTAATGGGCAGCCCTTGTAACGAGCAACCGATTTTGCCAACTGAGGTGGTTTTGGGGAGTAGTAGGCTGCACAAGAAACCATCTCAAAGATCTTCAAACAGATCAGCGTCCGAAACCGATGTAATAGAAGGAGAAGAACAGAGGTTTGAGTTCAGAGCTCCATCATGGATAACTTTCCCAAGTGTGGCCTCTTCTCAGAGGAGGAAGTCCTCAGTCTCAGAGGCAGACTTAGAGGGGAAGAACTTGGAAGCCAAAAACTTGGGCAACGATGGGTTGAGGAGTTTGGAGGAAGAGATTGGTCCAGCTTCTCCTCAAGAAAACTTGTTCTTGCAGCACAACTTCTAG